One region of Candidatus Poribacteria bacterium genomic DNA includes:
- a CDS encoding PaaI family thioesterase → MAIENNDNCFVCGMKNPFGFQVKPEIKNGGEFVHIECTPAEHLQGWANVLHGGILSTLLDEAITYVGISTFDQPAVTAQLEVRFRNPAPTCVKLHVCAERIKVSKRLVEAKAEITLSDGTLIAIGAGKVMPVNESFAPKAPV, encoded by the coding sequence GTGGCAATTGAAAATAATGACAACTGCTTTGTTTGTGGTATGAAAAATCCATTCGGCTTTCAGGTAAAGCCTGAAATTAAGAATGGAGGCGAATTCGTCCATATTGAATGTACACCCGCTGAGCATTTACAAGGGTGGGCAAACGTTCTCCACGGTGGTATCCTCAGCACGCTATTAGATGAAGCGATTACCTATGTCGGGATAAGCACCTTTGATCAACCCGCGGTAACAGCGCAGCTCGAAGTCCGTTTTCGCAATCCGGCACCGACTTGTGTGAAACTCCATGTATGTGCAGAGCGTATTAAGGTTTCAAAAAGGTTAGTGGAAGCAAAGGCGGAAATCACGCTTAGCGATGGCACCCTTATCGCTATTGGTGCTGGTAAGGTAATGCCGGTCAACGAAAGTTTCGCACCTAAGGCACCCGTCTGA